A genomic segment from Brevundimonas mediterranea encodes:
- a CDS encoding M48 family metallopeptidase has translation MIPVRRPFRVLAVAAVAASALSACAYNEALGRNQLLLVDNAALSQQSTAAWREAIAKPGVQTSGAQVDRIRRVGGRLVQAAGLGGRTWDYAVFSEKSPNAFVLPSGQIGVTDSLLALVQNDDQLASVIGHEIGHVVANHAAERASSQSLTAVGLAAVGGAAGRYGDAVNAYGGLAAQYGLLLPYSRRDELEADRLGVDYMAAAGFRPSQAVALWRLMAAQRQASVPQFASTHPSDATRIDLLQQYIASKGWN, from the coding sequence GTGATCCCTGTTCGTCGCCCCTTCCGTGTCCTGGCCGTCGCCGCCGTTGCGGCCTCGGCCCTGTCCGCCTGCGCCTATAACGAGGCGCTGGGGCGCAATCAGCTGCTGCTGGTGGACAACGCCGCCCTGTCGCAGCAATCGACCGCCGCCTGGCGCGAGGCCATCGCCAAGCCGGGCGTCCAGACCTCCGGCGCCCAGGTTGATCGGATACGGCGTGTCGGCGGGCGGCTGGTGCAGGCGGCGGGCCTGGGCGGCCGGACCTGGGACTACGCCGTCTTCAGCGAGAAGAGCCCCAACGCCTTCGTCCTCCCGTCCGGCCAGATCGGCGTGACCGACAGCCTGCTGGCCCTGGTCCAGAACGACGACCAGCTGGCCAGCGTCATCGGTCATGAGATCGGCCATGTCGTCGCCAACCACGCGGCCGAGCGCGCCTCGAGCCAATCGCTGACCGCTGTCGGTCTGGCGGCCGTGGGCGGTGCGGCGGGACGCTATGGCGATGCGGTCAACGCCTATGGCGGTCTGGCGGCCCAGTACGGACTGCTGCTGCCCTATTCGCGGCGCGATGAGCTGGAGGCCGACCGGCTGGGCGTGGACTATATGGCGGCGGCGGGGTTCAGGCCCTCACAAGCCGTCGCCCTGTGGCGACTGATGGCGGCGCAACGCCAGGCCAGCGTCCCGCAGTTCGCCTCGACCCACCCGTCGGATGCGACGCGGATCGATCTGCTGCAGCAATATATCGCCAGCAAGGGCTGGAACTGA
- a CDS encoding DsbE family thiol:disulfide interchange protein: MNRWLALLPLVVLSALAALFIGWSLKRDPAFKPDAMVGQPIPETVLPMLTGDTAGPGNLDLKTAGVGRPMLVNVFASWCAPCRIEHPKLLALKARGIAVVGVAYKDEPVATRAFLDELGAPYSMVLVDREGRAGLDLGISGVPETFAVDAMGRITAKQSGPLLNDADIERLVASMQAPPRPLPNEKAR, encoded by the coding sequence ATGAACCGCTGGCTGGCCCTCCTGCCCCTGGTGGTGCTCAGCGCGCTCGCCGCCCTGTTCATCGGCTGGTCGCTGAAACGCGATCCGGCCTTCAAGCCCGACGCCATGGTCGGCCAGCCCATCCCCGAAACGGTTCTGCCCATGCTGACCGGCGATACCGCCGGACCCGGCAATCTGGACCTGAAGACAGCGGGCGTGGGCCGGCCCATGCTGGTCAATGTCTTCGCCTCCTGGTGCGCCCCCTGCCGGATCGAACACCCCAAGCTGCTGGCGTTGAAGGCGCGGGGGATCGCCGTCGTCGGCGTGGCCTACAAGGACGAGCCGGTCGCCACCCGCGCCTTCCTGGACGAGCTGGGCGCCCCCTATTCCATGGTTCTGGTGGACCGCGAGGGTCGGGCCGGTCTGGACCTGGGCATATCCGGCGTGCCCGAGACCTTCGCCGTCGACGCCATGGGCCGGATCACCGCCAAACAGTCCGGTCCCCTGCTGAACGACGCCGACATCGAACGACTCGTCGCCTCCATGCAGGCCCCGCCGAGACCCCTGCCGAACGAAAAAGCGCGTTAA
- the ccmD gene encoding heme exporter protein CcmD, whose product MLDLDMTPYAAFVWPAWGVSTLVLAALVARAVIASRKWKRELERLEKDQSATSDAADSNRPQVAQSAVGPKE is encoded by the coding sequence ATGCTCGACCTCGACATGACCCCCTACGCCGCCTTCGTCTGGCCCGCCTGGGGCGTCAGCACCCTGGTGCTGGCGGCCCTGGTCGCCCGCGCCGTCATCGCCTCCCGCAAATGGAAGCGCGAACTCGAGCGTCTGGAAAAAGACCAGAGCGCGACATCAGACGCCGCAGACTCCAATCGCCCTCAAGTAGCGCAAAGCGCGGTAGGGCCAAAAGAATGA
- the ccmC gene encoding heme ABC transporter permease CcmC, producing the protein MFGLSNPQRFMAFTGPLTPLLWAVAAVLLAVGTWLSFTVPADYQQGDTVRIMFVHVPAAVWGLGAYSALGVSSFFALVFRHALADAAARAAALPGAAFTALALFTGSLWGQPMWGTWWVWDARLTSVLVLFLFYLGYMALRASIDDEQKGARAAAVLGLVGLINLPIVKFSVDWWNTLHQPASFLTPGSSGLDPVYLPPFLTMLAAYGVLFSALWLTAIRTEVRRRRVLTLRARKALEA; encoded by the coding sequence ATGTTCGGCCTGTCCAACCCGCAGCGTTTCATGGCCTTCACCGGCCCCCTGACGCCCTTGCTCTGGGCGGTCGCGGCCGTGCTGCTGGCGGTCGGGACCTGGCTCAGCTTCACCGTCCCTGCCGACTATCAGCAGGGCGACACGGTGCGGATCATGTTCGTCCATGTGCCCGCCGCCGTCTGGGGTCTGGGCGCCTATTCGGCCCTGGGCGTCTCCAGCTTCTTCGCCCTGGTGTTCCGCCACGCCCTGGCCGACGCCGCCGCCCGCGCCGCCGCCCTGCCCGGCGCCGCCTTCACGGCCCTGGCCCTGTTCACCGGCTCGCTGTGGGGCCAACCGATGTGGGGGACATGGTGGGTGTGGGACGCGCGCCTGACCAGCGTGCTGGTCCTGTTTCTCTTCTACCTCGGCTATATGGCGCTGCGGGCCTCGATCGACGACGAGCAGAAGGGCGCCCGCGCCGCCGCCGTCTTGGGCCTGGTCGGCCTGATCAACCTGCCCATCGTCAAATTCTCGGTCGACTGGTGGAACACCCTGCACCAGCCGGCCAGCTTCCTGACCCCCGGATCCTCGGGCCTGGACCCGGTCTATCTGCCGCCCTTCCTGACCATGCTGGCGGCCTATGGCGTGCTGTTTTCGGCCCTGTGGCTGACGGCGATCCGCACCGAGGTCCGCCGTCGCCGCGTCCTGACCCTGCGCGCCCGAAAGGCGCTGGAGGCGTAA
- the ccmB gene encoding heme exporter protein CcmB — protein sequence MSRQIDAEPRPPGLRGATRVLLERELDLAWSGGGGPLLACGFFACLTAVLPLAVGGDPRTLSPVAGGIAWLALALASLLSLERLFERDLEDGALDLLALGHLPLESVVLIKALAQWIAVGLPLALTAPVAALALGLPPALVPLTALSALIGGAGFACTGTLGAALALGAKRGGLLIAVVVLPLFIPPVVFGAGALERAASGQSPAPALAFLGAYVLFAGVIAAFAGAAAVRNAQG from the coding sequence GTGAGCCGTCAGATAGACGCCGAACCCCGCCCGCCCGGCCTGCGCGGCGCGACGCGCGTGCTGCTGGAGCGGGAGCTGGACCTGGCCTGGAGCGGCGGGGGCGGCCCCCTGCTGGCCTGCGGCTTCTTCGCCTGTCTGACCGCCGTCCTGCCCCTGGCTGTCGGGGGCGATCCGCGCACGCTTTCGCCCGTGGCGGGAGGGATCGCCTGGCTGGCCCTGGCCCTGGCCTCGCTGCTGTCGCTGGAGCGGCTGTTCGAGCGGGATCTGGAGGACGGGGCGCTGGACCTGTTGGCCCTTGGCCATCTGCCGCTGGAATCGGTCGTTCTGATCAAGGCCCTGGCCCAGTGGATCGCCGTCGGCCTGCCCCTGGCCCTCACCGCCCCGGTCGCGGCCCTGGCCCTGGGCCTGCCGCCGGCCCTGGTCCCGCTCACCGCCTTGTCGGCCCTGATCGGCGGGGCGGGCTTCGCCTGCACCGGAACCCTGGGCGCCGCCCTGGCCCTTGGGGCGAAGCGGGGCGGGCTGTTGATCGCCGTCGTGGTCCTGCCCCTGTTTATCCCCCCGGTCGTCTTCGGCGCCGGGGCGCTGGAACGCGCCGCCTCGGGCCAGTCGCCCGCCCCGGCCCTGGCCTTCCTGGGCGCCTATGTCCTGTTCGCCGGCGTCATCGCCGCCTTCGCCGGGGCGGCGGCGGTCAGGAACGCCCAGGGATGA
- the ccmA gene encoding heme ABC exporter ATP-binding protein CcmA: MIHTLSISDLTVSRGERLLFQGLDLRIQAGEAVVLTGANGAGKTSLLRTIAGLLRPDAGEVAFHDGDGNPLDERLARGRETHFLGHQDGLKTSRTAREELGFQCDWLGHVQCGMDDAVEAFGLKPMLDLEVRRLSSGQRRRLAMGRLVGSPRALWLLDEPMAPLDARWRAVFADQMRRHLDADGLILAAVHDPLPLPARSLDLGGLT; this comes from the coding sequence ATGATCCACACCCTTTCGATCTCCGACCTGACCGTCTCACGCGGCGAGCGCCTCCTATTCCAGGGGCTCGACCTGCGCATCCAAGCCGGGGAAGCCGTGGTGCTGACGGGCGCCAACGGCGCGGGCAAGACCAGTCTGCTGCGAACGATCGCCGGCCTGTTGCGGCCGGATGCGGGAGAGGTCGCCTTCCACGACGGCGACGGCAATCCGCTGGACGAGCGGCTGGCGCGCGGCCGCGAAACCCATTTCCTCGGCCATCAGGACGGACTGAAGACCAGCCGAACGGCGCGCGAAGAACTGGGCTTCCAGTGCGACTGGCTGGGCCATGTCCAATGCGGCATGGACGATGCGGTCGAAGCTTTCGGCCTGAAGCCTATGCTCGATCTCGAGGTGCGACGTCTATCCTCCGGCCAGCGCCGACGCCTGGCCATGGGCCGGCTGGTCGGATCGCCGCGCGCCCTGTGGCTGCTGGACGAGCCGATGGCCCCGCTGGACGCCCGTTGGCGCGCCGTCTTCGCCGACCAGATGCGCCGCCATCTCGACGCGGACGGCCTGATCCTCGCCGCCGTCCACGACCCCCTGCCCCTCCCGGCCCGCAGCCTGGACCTGGGAGGCCTGACGTGA
- the acnA gene encoding aconitate hydratase AcnA, with translation MPSTDSFNTRQDLSVGRKKYAYYSLPAAEEAGLTGISRLPRSMKVLLENLLRNEDGVSVTQDDLKAVAAWVENKGSVEHEIAFRPARVLMQDFTGVPAVVDLAAMRDAMSALGADAAKINPLVPVDLVIDHSVMVDHFGTAKAFGQNVEREYERNIERYNFLRWGSSAFNNFRVVPPGTGICHQVNLENLAQTVWTLDEGKKTVAYPDTVVGTDSHTTMINGLAVLGWGVGGIEAEAAMLGQPIPMLIPEVIGFKLTGRLPEGTTATDLVLTVTQMLRKKGVVGKFVEFFGDALPNMTIEDQATIANMAPEYGATCGFFPVSAATIGYLTATGRDKARVALVEAYAKAQGLWIDETSEDPVFTDVLELDLATVVPSLAGPKRPQDRVELTTAAPAFETALVDVFARPTDAPRAAVEGEKFTVGDGDVVIAAITSCTNTSNPSVLIAAGLVARKAHALGLKAKPWVKTSLAPGSQVVTDYLTDAGLQKDLDALGFNLVGYGCTTCIGNSGPLDPAISKAINDNALVATSVLSGNRNFEGRVNPDVQANYLASPPLVVAYAIAGSMRIDITKDPIGQDKKGNDVFLKDIWPTSQEIADIQKKSVTPAMFAKRYKDVFKGDKHWQAIKVAGGQTYEWDDASTYVANPPYFEGLSMDLTPVQDVVEARVLAIFGDSITTDHISPAGSIKKTSPAGVYLTHHGVEAAEFNSYGARRGNHEVMMRGTFANIRIKNRITPEIEGGVTKHFPSNDTMSIYDAAMRYQSEGRPLVVFAGKEYGTGSSRDWAAKGTRLLGVRAVIAESFERIHRSNLVGMGVVPLQFKQDGWQKLGLTGEEIVTIRGLSDANVGKLRPRQDLWVELFRPSDGKMARFPVRCRIDNQTEMDYLLAGGVMPYVLRNLARGPETEAPIAAE, from the coding sequence ATGCCGTCCACCGACAGCTTCAACACCCGCCAGGACCTTTCCGTCGGGCGCAAGAAATACGCCTATTACAGCCTTCCGGCCGCCGAGGAAGCGGGTCTGACCGGGATTTCCCGTCTGCCGCGCTCGATGAAGGTGCTGCTGGAGAACCTGCTGCGCAACGAAGACGGCGTCTCGGTGACGCAGGACGACCTGAAGGCCGTCGCCGCCTGGGTCGAGAACAAGGGCTCGGTCGAGCACGAGATCGCCTTCCGCCCCGCCCGCGTCCTGATGCAGGACTTCACCGGCGTGCCCGCCGTGGTCGACCTGGCAGCCATGCGCGACGCCATGAGCGCCCTGGGCGCCGACGCCGCCAAGATCAATCCGCTGGTCCCGGTCGATCTGGTCATCGACCACTCGGTCATGGTCGATCACTTCGGCACGGCCAAGGCCTTCGGTCAGAACGTCGAGCGCGAATATGAGCGCAACATCGAGCGCTACAACTTCCTGCGCTGGGGTTCGTCGGCCTTCAACAACTTCCGCGTCGTGCCCCCCGGCACCGGCATCTGCCACCAGGTGAACCTGGAGAACCTGGCCCAGACCGTCTGGACCCTGGACGAAGGCAAGAAGACCGTCGCCTATCCCGACACTGTCGTCGGCACCGACAGCCACACCACCATGATCAACGGCCTGGCCGTCCTGGGCTGGGGCGTCGGCGGCATCGAGGCCGAGGCCGCCATGCTGGGCCAGCCGATCCCGATGCTGATCCCCGAGGTCATCGGCTTCAAACTGACCGGCCGTCTGCCGGAAGGCACGACCGCCACCGACCTGGTGCTGACCGTCACCCAGATGCTGCGCAAGAAGGGCGTGGTCGGCAAGTTCGTGGAGTTCTTCGGCGACGCCCTGCCGAACATGACCATTGAGGACCAGGCGACCATCGCCAACATGGCCCCGGAATACGGCGCCACCTGCGGCTTCTTCCCCGTCTCGGCCGCCACCATCGGCTATCTGACCGCCACGGGCCGCGACAAGGCGCGCGTCGCCCTGGTCGAAGCCTACGCCAAGGCCCAGGGCCTGTGGATCGACGAGACCTCGGAAGACCCGGTCTTCACCGACGTGCTGGAACTGGACCTGGCCACCGTCGTGCCGTCGCTGGCCGGACCGAAGCGTCCGCAGGACCGCGTCGAACTGACCACCGCCGCCCCGGCCTTCGAAACCGCCCTGGTCGACGTCTTCGCCCGTCCGACCGACGCCCCGCGCGCGGCCGTCGAGGGTGAGAAGTTCACGGTCGGCGACGGCGACGTCGTCATCGCCGCCATCACCTCCTGCACCAACACCTCCAACCCGTCGGTCCTGATCGCCGCGGGCCTGGTGGCGCGCAAGGCCCATGCGCTGGGCCTGAAGGCCAAGCCCTGGGTCAAGACCTCGCTGGCCCCCGGCTCGCAGGTCGTCACCGACTATCTGACCGACGCCGGCCTGCAAAAGGACCTGGACGCTCTGGGCTTCAACCTGGTCGGCTACGGCTGCACCACCTGCATCGGCAACTCGGGCCCGCTGGATCCGGCGATCTCGAAGGCGATCAACGACAACGCCCTGGTCGCGACCTCGGTCCTGTCGGGCAACCGCAACTTCGAAGGCCGGGTGAACCCGGACGTCCAGGCCAACTATCTGGCCTCGCCGCCGCTGGTCGTGGCCTACGCCATCGCCGGCTCGATGCGGATCGACATCACCAAGGATCCGATCGGCCAGGACAAGAAGGGCAATGACGTCTTCCTGAAGGACATCTGGCCGACCTCGCAGGAGATCGCCGACATCCAGAAGAAGTCGGTCACCCCGGCCATGTTCGCCAAACGCTACAAGGACGTGTTCAAGGGCGACAAGCACTGGCAGGCGATCAAGGTCGCCGGCGGCCAGACCTATGAGTGGGACGACGCCTCCACCTATGTCGCCAACCCGCCCTACTTCGAAGGCCTGTCCATGGACCTGACCCCGGTTCAGGACGTCGTCGAGGCGCGCGTCCTGGCCATCTTCGGCGACTCGATCACCACCGACCACATCAGCCCGGCCGGTTCGATCAAGAAGACCTCGCCCGCCGGCGTCTATCTGACCCACCACGGCGTCGAGGCGGCCGAGTTCAACAGCTACGGCGCCCGCCGCGGCAACCACGAAGTCATGATGCGCGGCACCTTCGCCAATATCCGCATCAAGAACCGGATCACGCCCGAGATCGAAGGCGGCGTCACGAAGCATTTCCCGTCGAACGACACCATGTCGATCTATGACGCCGCCATGCGCTACCAGTCGGAAGGCCGGCCGCTGGTCGTCTTCGCCGGCAAGGAATACGGCACCGGTTCGTCGCGCGACTGGGCGGCCAAGGGCACGCGCCTGCTGGGCGTTCGCGCCGTCATCGCCGAAAGCTTCGAACGCATCCACCGCTCCAACCTGGTCGGCATGGGCGTCGTGCCGCTTCAGTTCAAACAGGACGGCTGGCAGAAGCTGGGCCTGACCGGCGAGGAGATCGTCACCATCCGCGGCCTGTCCGACGCCAATGTCGGCAAGCTGCGTCCGCGTCAGGACCTGTGGGTCGAACTGTTCCGCCCGTCGGACGGCAAGATGGCCCGCTTCCCGGTCCGCTGCCGCATCGATAACCAGACCGAGATGGACTATCTGCTGGCCGGCGGCGTCATGCCCTACGTCCTGCGCAACCTGGCCCGCGGCCCGGAAACCGAGGCGCCGATCGCGGCTGAATAA